The following proteins come from a genomic window of Gimesia chilikensis:
- a CDS encoding DUF350 domain-containing protein, which yields MSGIWMAYLITFGWALVGSVSMGLGIIIAIKMFDLSTKDVDEWELVKQGNIPIAIILASMIISLGIVVSAAIHP from the coding sequence ATGAGTGGTATCTGGATGGCTTATCTAATCACATTTGGGTGGGCTTTGGTTGGATCAGTTTCGATGGGACTGGGAATTATCATCGCCATCAAAATGTTTGATCTCTCTACGAAAGATGTTGATGAGTGGGAGCTGGTCAAGCAGGGAAATATTCCAATCGCGATCATCCTCGCTTCAATGATCATCTCTTTAGGCATTGTTGTTTCTGCCGCAATTCATCCTTAG
- a CDS encoding YHYH domain-containing protein: MKKLLSWIFICLIVSVNFSFAHSGRTDSKGGHYNRRTGEYHFHGRGSSPSTLRLVRTEPRTTSPSIARTTARSSVSTKKVEVIKPDPEKLAQEKLDRALTLLRETVSDYGSTKAGEKAKRLLEVDHQVSQEQQAFEHDLEEKKAQEALDVVKWLMDKNMNSSAEKRIQDLINEHPNTRAATEAKEMLEKLKE, from the coding sequence ATGAAGAAATTACTTTCATGGATTTTCATTTGTCTCATCGTTTCAGTGAATTTTTCTTTCGCTCATTCCGGTCGGACTGACTCAAAGGGAGGGCATTACAACCGCCGGACTGGAGAATATCATTTCCACGGGAGAGGGAGCTCTCCATCAACTTTGCGATTGGTTAGAACGGAACCAAGAACTACATCTCCATCAATTGCAAGAACCACAGCAAGGTCTTCCGTCTCAACGAAGAAAGTTGAAGTTATTAAACCTGATCCCGAAAAACTGGCTCAGGAAAAACTTGATAGAGCTCTCACTCTTTTGAGAGAAACCGTGAGTGACTACGGAAGCACGAAAGCTGGTGAAAAAGCAAAGAGGTTATTAGAAGTTGATCATCAAGTATCACAAGAACAGCAAGCCTTTGAACACGATTTGGAAGAGAAAAAAGCACAAGAGGCGTTGGACGTTGTAAAGTGGTTGATGGATAAGAATATGAATTCATCTGCCGAGAAGAGAATTCAGGATCTGATCAACGAACATCCAAATACAAGAGCCGCTACAGAAGCGAAAGAGATGCTGGAAAAGTTAAAAGAATAG
- a CDS encoding DUF429 domain-containing protein, with amino-acid sequence MKVYGLDFTSAPVISSPSRVSDKLLMVAECELTGSVLLVEKFIPLTGDANAPFGKLEEFFAKQNEQWICGVDFPFGMPLGAIDYFGWCKNKEPANWEQYVKHIHKSHDTADEFMVEVEQWMKFRLSGEAVRVFLFRYADRIASFGGSTASSPMKINKQCNPPVGRMFFEGSKRLLDTSISILPVRPTDDLRILIEAYPRLVADKFINGGKYKDAKKSDDKLKITNNRKEVVEGLEKENPYGITIRFICDKDREKCLNDGKGDHLDSVLCAIQAGWSANQTTHDGRSSYGIPEFSLNCLGQQVALEGWILDPLTLAAVQCDSR; translated from the coding sequence GTGAAGGTTTACGGTCTTGATTTCACGAGTGCTCCAGTGATTAGTTCGCCATCACGAGTTTCTGACAAACTTCTAATGGTGGCGGAATGTGAACTGACAGGTTCAGTGTTGTTGGTAGAAAAGTTCATTCCGCTAACAGGAGATGCAAACGCACCGTTTGGGAAGCTCGAAGAGTTTTTTGCAAAACAAAATGAACAATGGATCTGTGGAGTTGATTTTCCGTTCGGGATGCCGCTTGGTGCTATTGATTACTTCGGGTGGTGTAAAAATAAAGAACCGGCAAATTGGGAGCAATACGTCAAACATATTCATAAATCTCATGATACAGCAGATGAATTCATGGTTGAGGTTGAACAATGGATGAAATTTCGGCTCAGTGGTGAAGCGGTTCGAGTATTTCTATTTAGATATGCCGACAGAATTGCTTCGTTTGGTGGAAGCACTGCGAGTAGCCCTATGAAAATCAACAAACAGTGCAACCCACCAGTCGGGAGAATGTTTTTTGAAGGATCAAAAAGGCTTCTTGACACAAGCATTTCTATTCTGCCAGTTCGGCCTACAGATGATCTCCGAATACTAATAGAAGCGTATCCACGTCTTGTTGCTGACAAGTTCATCAACGGTGGTAAGTATAAAGATGCTAAGAAATCAGATGACAAATTAAAGATCACCAATAATCGAAAAGAAGTCGTTGAAGGTCTGGAAAAGGAAAATCCATATGGCATTACTATTCGGTTTATTTGCGACAAAGATCGTGAAAAGTGCTTGAATGATGGTAAGGGAGACCATCTGGATTCAGTTCTGTGTGCGATTCAAGCAGGTTGGTCTGCTAATCAAACCACTCATGACGGTCGGTCTTCTTATGGTATTCCAGAATTTTCATTAAACTGCCTTGGCCAACAAGTTGCTCTCGAAGGATGGATTCTTGATCCATTGACTCTAGCGGCAGTCCAATGTGATTCACGTTGA
- a CDS encoding DUF416 family protein, with amino-acid sequence MKKQIHDFDDYSEFITKQLRTLRHFERCLFSVWCADHLLTLHADLLAENLSKSDLRILQDILNELWDALLSGIIPEKDQLNALEMDFMAIDDGWDTPMEGIHPVVSIVQQSVGMCILCCRRNDVGLAQTVSQSVIGSLECTIEESDTSYSPDTLFEQTQIQNEIEAQLDMTKHLKGEYELVPKLRMMFG; translated from the coding sequence ATGAAAAAACAAATCCACGATTTTGACGACTATTCCGAATTTATTACGAAGCAGCTTCGCACGCTCCGTCATTTTGAAAGATGCTTGTTTTCCGTCTGGTGTGCCGACCATCTGCTGACATTACATGCCGATCTCCTCGCAGAAAATCTGTCGAAATCTGATCTGCGAATTTTACAGGATATTTTAAATGAACTATGGGATGCATTGTTGAGCGGGATAATCCCTGAGAAAGACCAGTTGAATGCCCTCGAAATGGATTTCATGGCAATCGATGACGGATGGGACACACCAATGGAAGGCATTCATCCCGTCGTATCGATAGTGCAACAGAGCGTTGGAATGTGCATTTTGTGTTGTCGCAGAAACGATGTTGGGTTGGCTCAGACTGTTTCTCAGTCAGTGATTGGTAGCCTTGAATGCACGATCGAAGAGAGTGATACCAGTTATTCACCAGATACTCTGTTTGAGCAAACGCAGATTCAGAACGAAATTGAGGCTCAATTGGATATGACTAAGCACCTAAAAGGCGAGTATGAATTGGTTCCGAAGCTGAGGATGATGTTTGGTTGA
- a CDS encoding HNH endonuclease has protein sequence MHEKSLYKTTKWQRVRERVYERDHGLCQLCGRPGIDTHHLRYDQGFYNEEWLILVCRRCHDIWQGVYPNHIDDENDLKPVLNRIAEISRALDGLECIYDFSGGGHKWNAHPKTL, from the coding sequence ATGCACGAGAAGTCACTCTACAAGACAACAAAATGGCAACGTGTCCGCGAACGCGTTTATGAGAGAGATCACGGGCTATGCCAACTCTGTGGCAGACCCGGAATCGATACCCATCATCTTCGTTACGATCAGGGATTTTACAACGAAGAATGGCTCATTCTGGTCTGTCGTCGATGTCATGACATCTGGCAGGGCGTGTATCCAAATCACATCGACGATGAAAATGACTTGAAACCGGTTTTGAATCGGATTGCTGAAATTTCCAGAGCACTGGATGGGCTAGAGTGTATTTATGATTTTAGTGGTGGGGGCCATAAATGGAATGCCCATCCCAAAACGCTCTAA
- a CDS encoding DNA methyltransferase, with the protein MSKVINKNKVQFFPVMSEEEFEALKASIADRGVEVPIIVDQSGEVVDGFQRKRACEELGIDCLTEVRDFVNETEKLELALILNCNRRHLNQNQKRKLIEDYLLRDAEIADNHLAGIIGVSKNTVASVRKKLEASCQIDKHETLRGKDGVKRPKKQKRIITNTPKETEKACQMILQLPEKSSGKTHDVISAQRHAKRNQNAQKRKVEGESVIPVTDDDIRLFHTPFQKLESVAGIEPESVQLICTDIPYDKSFLPQIEELAEFAKRVLVDGGVLVTYCGQYWLPQVMEMLGKHLDYRWMIASCWSGDANQINIGNCNITNSWKPILVFSKGKMNGKGVFQDVSHIESKEKDWHDWQQPLTEAEFLIRSFSSAGDFVVDTCSGGFTTAVASRNLNRRFIGCDIDEECVQNGHRRLQLTKSLTEYVEDAVELGRSDINEMLQDWSEINAVSPALASGLVLELSESIRESVNSEPMIAV; encoded by the coding sequence ATGAGCAAGGTGATCAACAAAAACAAGGTTCAGTTTTTCCCAGTAATGAGTGAAGAGGAATTCGAAGCACTTAAAGCTTCTATTGCTGATCGAGGTGTCGAAGTACCCATCATCGTCGATCAGTCCGGGGAAGTTGTTGATGGATTTCAACGAAAACGTGCATGCGAAGAGTTGGGGATCGACTGCCTAACCGAAGTTCGTGATTTTGTAAATGAAACTGAAAAACTGGAACTGGCACTTATCCTCAACTGCAATCGACGCCACCTGAACCAGAATCAGAAACGTAAACTCATCGAAGACTATCTGCTCCGTGATGCAGAAATTGCAGATAACCACCTCGCAGGGATTATCGGGGTGTCCAAAAACACTGTCGCCAGTGTGCGGAAGAAATTGGAGGCAAGTTGTCAAATTGACAAGCACGAAACGCTTCGTGGGAAGGATGGCGTAAAGCGGCCCAAAAAGCAGAAACGCATTATTACGAACACACCCAAGGAGACCGAAAAAGCGTGTCAGATGATTCTCCAGTTGCCTGAGAAGAGTTCGGGGAAAACACACGATGTCATAAGTGCCCAACGGCACGCCAAACGCAATCAGAATGCACAGAAACGAAAGGTAGAAGGTGAATCTGTCATTCCAGTCACAGATGATGATATTCGACTTTTTCATACACCATTCCAAAAATTGGAATCAGTCGCTGGAATCGAGCCTGAATCAGTGCAACTTATTTGCACTGACATTCCTTATGACAAATCATTTCTTCCACAAATCGAAGAGCTTGCAGAATTCGCAAAACGAGTCCTTGTTGATGGTGGCGTGTTAGTCACCTACTGCGGTCAGTATTGGCTCCCGCAGGTAATGGAAATGCTTGGTAAACATCTCGATTACCGATGGATGATCGCTTCCTGTTGGAGCGGGGATGCAAACCAGATCAATATTGGGAACTGCAACATCACCAATAGTTGGAAGCCTATCTTGGTTTTCTCAAAGGGGAAAATGAACGGGAAAGGTGTGTTTCAAGACGTTAGCCATATTGAATCAAAAGAGAAAGATTGGCACGACTGGCAGCAGCCACTCACGGAGGCTGAGTTTTTAATTCGTTCATTTTCTTCCGCTGGAGATTTTGTCGTCGACACATGTAGCGGAGGATTTACGACTGCGGTTGCATCCCGGAATTTGAACCGTCGATTTATCGGTTGCGATATCGATGAAGAATGTGTGCAAAACGGACACAGACGGCTCCAGTTGACCAAATCGCTGACTGAATACGTTGAGGACGCTGTGGAGTTGGGGCGTTCTGATATCAATGAAATGCTTCAAGACTGGTCTGAAATCAATGCAGTCAGTCCCGCTCTTGCATCTGGTCTGGTCCTTGAACTGTCGGAAAGCATCAGGGAGTCGGTTAATAGCGAACCAATGATTGCTGTGTGA
- a CDS encoding Dam family site-specific DNA-(adenine-N6)-methyltransferase, producing MNKMTDHPASNRSSTFHKNLEAFLQYEFLNQRTFADELGVDYKWMRRLCHRGLERVDRRTQKDLERITDRYGLQISDLWREQTTENFSPIQDQVLIKWTGSKRLQAEEIISRFPQKIETYYEPFVGGGSVLYRLLKSDIKVNRYRCSDTCKPLIGLWRMVKENPRKLVLRYDEMWRKLQKEGASFYQSVRDEFNDSQCPALFFFLLRTCRNGLIRFNQQGNFTAAFHHGRGGMKPDTVRRIILDWSNLLRQYDVRFYWRNYQRIQASEGDLLYLDPPYRISPRFVLYNGPFDFETFFCWLRKQSSDYLLSLNGFSGEEDRRVDVPTDLYDEHLLIDSGSSSLARMNGNAGGDLRDSLYISRK from the coding sequence ATGAACAAAATGACAGACCACCCTGCATCCAATCGATCTTCCACCTTCCACAAAAATCTGGAGGCATTTCTTCAGTATGAATTCCTTAATCAGCGGACCTTCGCTGATGAACTGGGAGTCGATTACAAGTGGATGAGAAGGCTGTGTCACCGGGGACTTGAGCGGGTAGACAGGCGAACTCAGAAAGATCTGGAGAGAATTACTGACCGCTATGGGCTCCAAATTTCTGATCTGTGGAGAGAGCAAACCACAGAGAATTTCAGTCCGATTCAAGATCAGGTATTGATCAAATGGACTGGCAGCAAACGTCTGCAAGCAGAGGAAATCATTAGTAGATTTCCCCAAAAGATAGAGACATACTATGAGCCATTTGTGGGTGGTGGATCTGTCCTCTATCGGCTCTTGAAATCCGATATCAAAGTCAATCGATATCGCTGCTCAGATACCTGCAAACCATTGATAGGGCTTTGGAGGATGGTGAAAGAGAATCCCCGGAAGCTGGTTCTCAGATATGACGAGATGTGGAGAAAGCTTCAAAAGGAAGGAGCGTCATTCTACCAGTCAGTCCGAGATGAATTTAATGATTCGCAATGCCCTGCTCTCTTCTTCTTTCTATTGCGAACATGCAGGAATGGTTTGATTCGTTTCAATCAACAGGGAAATTTCACTGCTGCATTTCATCATGGAAGAGGCGGTATGAAACCAGATACCGTAAGAAGAATCATTCTGGACTGGAGTAACTTACTTAGACAATATGATGTGCGATTCTACTGGCGGAACTACCAGCGGATTCAGGCATCAGAAGGCGATCTTTTATATCTCGATCCACCGTACAGAATCAGTCCACGTTTCGTTTTATATAACGGACCATTTGATTTTGAGACATTCTTCTGTTGGCTGAGAAAGCAATCGTCAGATTATCTTCTTTCACTGAATGGATTCTCTGGAGAGGAAGATCGTAGAGTTGATGTGCCCACTGATCTTTATGATGAGCATCTTTTGATCGATTCTGGATCCTCTTCATTGGCGAGAATGAATGGAAATGCAGGTGGTGACCTAAGAGATAGTCTTTACATTTCCAGAAAGTGA
- a CDS encoding recombinase family protein, with protein MALVYSYLRFSSKKQELGDSKRRQLELGQKWIARNKHTESNLKFQDLGVSAFRGRNKHSGALKKFITMCQAGDIEPGAILLVENLDRLSREGADEAFVMFKQILSAGVNIAVLKPDERLYTKESIKDFFSLLMPLMYFHIAYIESKNKSDRLKSSWNNKRDKKEIFNKRCPAWIGYDDEKKCFVLNSGAKAIQFIFEQTAEGQSQKQILKSLQKQINPIGTSGKWNLSYIAKVLNDTATYGELQPMEYDHQKGKKVPAGQPIEDYYPAAISQDLWYMAQNEKGKRKPNIAKHDPYVNIFKGLVFNANDRHSMHMIRSRRKSDYQRRLVSYGHIRKLDDSDSVSVDLSELNRMFLETLLAIQPSDISPTQTNSQKDISKCESALIDIKKRMKEVETAMIDAAGSPISILVSSLNKLEEQKKEYKKRLSELKSQQHNNAIDMLYMAEFLSKSPNENELRQRLHSKMVDAIDKIWIKPEKHYGKVYALVEIFWANKTTMTEFVIGHGVADVSIKGTTAIHHNFGTPASPKLFAFDLRDQKSANRMVLHKLAKQCNEIKPYELPDKIPATLNEAIDVWINIQRAEQKKGSFRVIIPQIARFKEFTAKNKITRKSHFKDGIQFKWQKYLLKKIKTEDISQGTARNTYNRARQFLRWWEVKIEFPTCGFLMKK; from the coding sequence ATGGCATTGGTTTATTCATATCTGAGATTCTCATCAAAAAAACAAGAACTCGGGGACAGCAAACGCAGACAGCTTGAACTCGGACAGAAATGGATCGCTCGCAACAAGCACACTGAAAGCAATCTTAAATTTCAAGACTTGGGTGTATCTGCTTTTAGAGGTAGAAATAAGCACTCGGGAGCACTCAAGAAATTCATAACTATGTGTCAGGCAGGTGATATTGAACCGGGTGCAATTCTGCTTGTTGAAAATCTTGATCGGCTTTCAAGAGAAGGGGCTGACGAAGCTTTTGTAATGTTTAAACAAATTCTTTCTGCTGGCGTTAATATCGCTGTTTTAAAACCAGATGAAAGACTCTACACAAAAGAATCGATTAAGGATTTCTTTTCTCTGTTAATGCCTCTTATGTATTTTCATATAGCATATATCGAATCCAAAAACAAAAGCGATCGGCTTAAATCAAGTTGGAACAATAAACGAGATAAGAAGGAAATATTCAATAAACGTTGTCCTGCTTGGATCGGCTATGATGATGAGAAAAAATGTTTTGTACTCAACAGTGGAGCTAAAGCAATTCAATTCATTTTTGAGCAAACAGCCGAAGGACAAAGCCAAAAACAGATCCTAAAATCATTGCAAAAGCAAATTAATCCAATCGGAACTTCTGGAAAATGGAACCTGAGTTACATTGCTAAAGTATTAAATGATACTGCCACTTATGGTGAACTACAGCCCATGGAATATGATCACCAAAAAGGAAAGAAAGTTCCAGCAGGCCAACCAATAGAAGATTATTATCCCGCCGCAATCTCTCAAGATCTTTGGTACATGGCCCAAAATGAAAAAGGAAAAAGAAAACCAAACATTGCTAAACATGATCCATATGTCAATATTTTTAAGGGTTTGGTTTTTAATGCTAATGATCGTCATTCTATGCATATGATTCGAAGTAGACGGAAAAGTGATTATCAGAGACGGTTGGTTTCTTATGGTCATATCAGAAAATTAGATGATTCGGACTCCGTGTCTGTCGATTTATCCGAACTGAATCGAATGTTTTTGGAAACATTACTCGCGATCCAACCTTCTGACATCTCACCGACTCAAACTAATTCACAAAAAGACATTTCAAAATGTGAATCTGCATTGATCGATATTAAAAAAAGAATGAAAGAAGTTGAAACGGCGATGATTGATGCCGCCGGTAGCCCTATTAGTATTCTTGTCTCCTCATTAAACAAACTTGAAGAACAGAAAAAAGAATACAAGAAACGACTATCTGAATTGAAATCACAACAGCACAATAATGCTATTGATATGTTGTATATGGCAGAGTTTCTCTCGAAAAGCCCGAATGAAAATGAATTACGCCAGAGACTCCATAGTAAAATGGTGGACGCTATTGACAAAATATGGATCAAACCGGAAAAGCATTACGGAAAAGTCTATGCATTAGTTGAGATTTTCTGGGCCAACAAAACGACGATGACAGAATTCGTTATTGGCCACGGTGTTGCTGATGTATCGATTAAAGGTACGACAGCAATTCATCACAACTTTGGAACTCCTGCATCTCCGAAACTCTTCGCTTTTGATCTACGAGATCAAAAGTCTGCCAACAGAATGGTGTTACATAAATTAGCCAAGCAGTGTAATGAAATTAAACCCTATGAATTGCCAGATAAAATACCAGCAACCTTAAATGAAGCTATTGACGTTTGGATAAACATCCAACGAGCTGAACAGAAAAAAGGTAGTTTCAGAGTGATTATTCCGCAGATCGCTAGGTTTAAGGAATTCACTGCAAAAAATAAAATCACAAGGAAAAGCCATTTCAAGGATGGGATACAATTCAAGTGGCAAAAGTATCTCTTAAAGAAAATCAAAACAGAAGATATTAGTCAGGGTACTGCACGAAACACATACAACCGGGCAAGGCAATTCCTCAGATGGTGGGAGGTTAAAATTGAATTTCCGACATGTGGTTTTCTAATGAAAAAATAA
- the amt gene encoding ammonium transporter: protein MSYELTTNTIWVLICTSLVFLMQAGFCCLESGLSRSKNSINVATKNVVDFFIGTFLFWLFGYGLMFGESFQGLIGTTGFAFADNSTTHWATVVFLFQLVFCSTAMTISSGAVAERMRFRSYVILACAIGAVAYPVFGHWAWARDAAGAPAGWLGKLGFMDFAGSSVVHSVGAWSALAAVLILGPRTGRFGAGADKSRFSASNLPLAALGFLILWFGWFGFNGGSTLALNGQVPSIILNTILAGIAGGVFALLWEMFSSKQISVENIFNGSLAGLVAVTAGCNVVSYPSAILIGLIAGAVMLGATYLLEKCMQVDDVVGAIPVHGFAGVWGTLAVALFAEMEHVPHGITRMHLLGIQALGVAVCFVWSFSFIWVCMWTLNRFLPIRVSAGDEKIGLNVAEHGASTELHSLLETMIAHEKGDNTSRAEVDDFTEAGIVGYQYNRVLDAQEVLLSDVKDRELRYRSIMDNVMDAIITINLEGRIEEFNLGAEHLFGYLNHEVIGQNINLLIPPLHQSLQHKYSEGDLNPQLVRAIGSRQEIVAQRQDGSTFPAELAVSSVVLADREIFTGIIQDISERKEYERSLNEARKRAEAASDAKSEFLANMSHEIRTPMTAILGFTDILLGNLKEKEDIEAAHIVKRNGEYLIGVINDILDLSKIEARKIELEQVRVNIQEIVRDIAALMQVKADLKQLKLQIEFENPIPETIVTDPTRLRQVLINLLGNAIKFTETGYVKLCIQTINLEDSCAQLQFDVIDTGIGISEAALSQIYQPFTQADNSTTRKYGGTGLGLAISKRLVEMLGGQIKVSSKVGVGSTFTITVNTGSLEGVRLLHLDKSSFRKATEEQKQEHPMESGRSVASRRVLIVEDGLDNQRLISFLLKKEGMEVELADNGKLGAEQALAAQEAGHPYDFVLMDMQMPVMDGYTATRKLREAGYKRPIIALTAHAMKNDMEKCLNAGCDAYATKPVNKQKLLETISHLAAPQASEQAD from the coding sequence ATGTCTTACGAGTTAACCACGAATACGATCTGGGTATTAATCTGTACCAGCTTGGTATTTTTGATGCAGGCAGGCTTCTGTTGCCTGGAATCAGGACTGTCACGCTCGAAAAACAGTATTAATGTCGCGACCAAGAATGTCGTCGATTTCTTTATCGGAACGTTCCTGTTCTGGCTCTTCGGTTACGGACTCATGTTTGGCGAGTCCTTTCAGGGTCTGATCGGAACGACCGGTTTCGCCTTTGCTGACAACAGCACCACTCACTGGGCCACCGTTGTCTTTCTGTTCCAGCTTGTGTTCTGCAGTACCGCGATGACGATCTCTTCGGGCGCGGTCGCAGAGCGGATGCGGTTTCGCTCCTATGTGATCCTGGCTTGTGCCATTGGTGCGGTTGCCTATCCTGTGTTCGGTCACTGGGCCTGGGCCCGGGATGCCGCAGGTGCCCCGGCAGGCTGGCTGGGAAAGCTGGGCTTCATGGACTTCGCCGGTTCCAGTGTCGTGCATTCCGTCGGAGCCTGGTCTGCGCTGGCAGCAGTGTTGATCCTGGGACCACGCACGGGACGCTTTGGCGCGGGCGCTGATAAATCCCGCTTCTCAGCAAGTAACCTGCCCCTGGCGGCACTCGGATTTTTGATTCTGTGGTTTGGCTGGTTTGGTTTTAACGGCGGGAGCACGCTGGCATTAAACGGACAGGTTCCCTCTATCATATTAAATACGATTCTGGCCGGGATCGCGGGGGGCGTCTTTGCACTCCTCTGGGAAATGTTCTCGTCTAAACAGATTTCGGTAGAAAATATCTTCAATGGATCACTGGCAGGGCTGGTGGCTGTGACAGCGGGCTGTAACGTTGTTTCCTATCCCAGCGCGATTCTGATTGGCTTGATCGCCGGCGCGGTCATGCTGGGAGCAACGTATCTGCTCGAAAAATGCATGCAAGTTGATGATGTCGTGGGAGCGATTCCCGTGCATGGATTCGCGGGTGTCTGGGGGACCCTGGCTGTCGCCCTCTTTGCTGAAATGGAGCACGTACCGCACGGTATCACACGCATGCACCTCTTGGGAATTCAAGCCCTTGGGGTGGCTGTCTGCTTCGTCTGGAGCTTCAGTTTTATCTGGGTTTGTATGTGGACGCTGAATCGCTTCCTGCCGATCCGGGTTTCCGCGGGGGACGAAAAAATTGGTCTCAACGTGGCCGAACATGGTGCTTCTACCGAATTGCACAGTCTGCTGGAAACCATGATTGCCCACGAAAAGGGGGACAACACTTCTCGGGCCGAGGTCGACGACTTTACCGAAGCCGGGATTGTGGGATATCAATACAACCGTGTGCTGGACGCCCAGGAAGTCCTGTTATCGGATGTAAAAGACCGAGAGCTGCGTTACCGCTCGATCATGGACAACGTGATGGATGCCATCATCACGATTAACCTGGAAGGCAGGATTGAAGAGTTCAACCTGGGAGCGGAGCACCTGTTTGGCTATCTGAATCACGAGGTGATCGGGCAGAACATCAACCTGCTGATTCCTCCCCTGCACCAGAGTCTGCAGCACAAATACTCCGAAGGAGACTTGAATCCGCAACTGGTTCGCGCGATCGGTTCGCGGCAGGAAATCGTGGCCCAGCGACAGGATGGATCAACGTTCCCCGCCGAACTGGCGGTGAGTTCAGTTGTTCTGGCGGACCGGGAAATCTTCACCGGAATTATCCAGGACATCAGCGAACGCAAAGAATACGAACGCTCATTGAACGAAGCACGGAAACGGGCCGAAGCTGCCAGTGATGCCAAGAGTGAATTCCTGGCCAATATGAGTCATGAAATCCGCACTCCGATGACGGCCATTCTGGGTTTCACTGATATCCTGCTCGGTAATCTGAAAGAGAAAGAAGATATTGAGGCAGCTCACATTGTCAAACGCAATGGCGAGTATCTGATCGGCGTGATCAATGACATTCTGGACCTGTCCAAGATCGAAGCCCGCAAGATCGAACTCGAGCAGGTACGGGTCAATATTCAAGAGATCGTGCGGGACATTGCTGCTCTGATGCAGGTCAAGGCTGACTTGAAGCAGCTCAAACTGCAGATTGAATTTGAGAATCCGATTCCGGAAACAATCGTTACTGATCCAACGCGACTGCGTCAGGTGTTGATCAATCTGCTGGGGAATGCGATCAAATTCACCGAGACCGGTTACGTAAAACTCTGCATCCAGACCATCAACCTGGAAGACTCCTGTGCGCAACTCCAATTCGACGTCATTGATACAGGCATCGGCATCTCGGAAGCAGCACTCTCTCAGATTTATCAACCGTTTACACAGGCCGACAATTCAACGACCCGGAAATATGGCGGCACCGGTCTGGGGCTGGCCATTTCCAAACGCCTGGTCGAAATGCTGGGTGGACAGATCAAGGTCTCGAGTAAAGTCGGCGTGGGAAGTACTTTCACCATCACGGTCAACACCGGCTCTCTCGAAGGAGTGCGTCTGTTGCACTTGGATAAAAGTTCCTTCCGCAAAGCCACAGAGGAACAGAAACAGGAGCATCCTATGGAGTCTGGCCGGAGTGTGGCCTCCCGGCGTGTACTGATCGTGGAAGACGGCCTCGACAATCAGCGACTCATCTCGTTTCTGCTGAAGAAAGAGGGCATGGAAGTCGAACTGGCAGATAATGGAAAGCTCGGGGCCGAACAGGCACTGGCTGCCCAGGAAGCCGGGCACCCCTATGATTTCGTGCTGATGGATATGCAGATGCCGGTCATGGATGGTTACACGGCAACACGCAAACTCAGAGAGGCGGGCTATAAGCGTCCGATTATCGCACTGACGGCCCACGCGATGAAAAACGATATGGAAAAATGTCTGAACGCGGGCTGTGATGCCTATGCAACCAAGCCGGTCAATAAACAGAAACTGCTGGAGACCATCTCGCACTTGGCCGCGCCGCAGGCATCAGAACAGGCAGACTGA